The following are encoded together in the Pseudoalteromonas piscicida genome:
- a CDS encoding SDR family NAD(P)-dependent oxidoreductase, producing MFTGKTVVVTGVSKGIGKGIALAFLQGGARVYGICRTQAPIVELHKPEYQARFTQQSGNITDSEFVNSTIRQAISDTGRVDVLVNNAGITDDSLFSQMSYDAFHNVLDINFKGTLLCCQAVLPVMTKQGAGKIINMVSQSGISGREGQANYATSKGAIIGLTRTIARQYGHCGIYCNALAPTFIATDMIDDIPASIINPVLKHTALGRVGSVKEIADATLYLASCASNYQTGNVLRLDGGLAV from the coding sequence GTGTTTACTGGAAAGACAGTAGTAGTGACTGGCGTATCCAAAGGGATAGGCAAAGGCATCGCACTCGCCTTTTTGCAAGGTGGTGCTCGAGTATACGGTATTTGTCGCACACAAGCCCCCATCGTGGAGTTACACAAACCTGAGTATCAAGCTCGTTTCACTCAACAAAGCGGCAATATTACCGACAGCGAGTTCGTCAACTCTACTATTCGCCAAGCGATAAGCGACACGGGTCGGGTTGATGTCTTGGTGAATAATGCAGGGATCACGGATGATAGCTTGTTCTCTCAGATGTCGTACGACGCTTTTCATAACGTGTTAGATATCAACTTCAAGGGTACATTGCTGTGTTGCCAAGCGGTATTGCCAGTCATGACTAAGCAAGGTGCAGGTAAGATTATCAATATGGTGTCGCAAAGCGGAATCAGTGGACGTGAGGGTCAAGCCAACTACGCGACCTCAAAAGGCGCAATTATTGGCCTCACTCGGACTATTGCACGGCAATATGGTCACTGTGGTATTTACTGTAACGCACTCGCTCCGACGTTTATTGCAACCGATATGATTGATGATATCCCCGCAAGCATTATCAACCCGGTGCTTAAACATACCGCACTTGGTCGTGTTGGGAGCGTCAAAGAAATTGCTGATGCCACGCTATATCTCGCTTCTTGCGCCTCGAACTACCAAACCGGAAATGTGCTTCGTCTGGATGGAGGGCTTGCGGTATGA
- a CDS encoding beta-ketoacyl-[acyl-carrier-protein] synthase family protein: MNNKQQTFITGYGVLCAAGENRQALLTSIKENRTGIDRINRFDTQGLTHNVGALAINYENYSTESFEMDLASQYAIHAVSEALEHANLALTQMDSTRVAFILGNANCGMFSLMESLKGQHQLGFKFYPPHKIATDVSRHFGIQGPVMTFTSACTASSSAIAFAKQLIENDQADVVIAGGADALSELVYGGFQSVQSLSPEPCAPYSEKMGLSLGEGAGFLVFESQTHANKRNATLRYQLLATGSSLDAHHATAPNPEGDGVRRAFTQTLSYAPVAASDIEYINSHGTGTPANDGAELKGIQSAIGEQAMRDVSVSSSKSYFGHTLGAAGAVELISTLVSQDEGLLPATLGVDSIRSCCQAYQLVTNQAKPQVVDVFAVTNSAFGGHNTSMLLSKHQKTSINTAPKPVYLLAATSLSDTEVYNARQNSTDHFAEFNLKQQFPALFQRRTPCVAQFALGACQFTLQDSELDLAQLPLAEFAAYYANPIGSLETLDKNLASFQEGIAELKSTHFPNTVVNATLGQLALGFGFKNSATCVSDLGNDFLHALWSATLDMREGRSQYAMVCSSQDDTALSQQVWAAHQFQANIGHFSSAAILATSEVLPAGYQPLAEIIDFIQINDAQQHQALDKLLASHARELSQVGNVVLSTHHDAAFATIAASLDSHLPQAQLIKYQPQATPQHSTELAVRALMYALNTPAGDTELDQTLLLSVNLAGSMTGCILRTVRK; the protein is encoded by the coding sequence ATGAATAATAAACAACAAACTTTCATTACTGGTTATGGTGTGCTCTGTGCTGCGGGCGAGAATCGCCAAGCACTGCTAACTAGCATCAAGGAAAACCGTACTGGTATTGACCGCATTAATCGTTTCGACACACAGGGACTAACACACAATGTTGGGGCGCTCGCCATCAACTACGAGAACTACAGCACAGAAAGTTTTGAGATGGATTTGGCGAGTCAATACGCTATCCACGCCGTTTCAGAAGCACTTGAGCATGCAAACTTAGCCTTAACTCAGATGGACAGTACCCGTGTGGCATTTATTCTCGGTAATGCAAATTGCGGTATGTTTTCATTGATGGAGAGCCTTAAAGGTCAACATCAGTTAGGATTTAAGTTTTATCCACCGCATAAAATTGCAACCGATGTCAGTCGCCACTTTGGCATTCAGGGTCCCGTAATGACCTTCACCTCGGCCTGTACCGCAAGTAGCAGTGCCATTGCTTTTGCTAAGCAACTTATCGAAAACGACCAAGCAGATGTCGTCATTGCTGGCGGTGCAGATGCCCTAAGCGAGCTGGTTTACGGCGGCTTTCAGTCGGTACAGTCCTTGAGCCCTGAACCTTGTGCTCCGTACAGCGAAAAAATGGGATTAAGTTTAGGTGAAGGCGCAGGCTTTTTAGTCTTTGAATCGCAAACACATGCAAATAAGCGCAACGCAACGCTGCGATATCAATTACTCGCGACGGGGTCGAGCTTAGATGCTCACCACGCTACAGCGCCTAACCCCGAGGGCGATGGTGTACGCCGCGCTTTTACGCAGACATTGTCCTATGCGCCCGTTGCAGCAAGTGATATTGAATATATCAACAGCCACGGGACTGGTACGCCAGCAAATGATGGCGCAGAGCTAAAAGGGATCCAATCAGCCATTGGTGAACAGGCCATGCGCGACGTCTCGGTTTCAAGTAGTAAATCTTACTTTGGTCATACCCTTGGTGCCGCTGGTGCCGTAGAACTTATTTCAACTTTGGTCAGCCAGGATGAAGGACTTCTACCAGCAACACTGGGTGTCGACTCAATAAGATCTTGTTGCCAAGCGTATCAATTAGTGACCAATCAGGCGAAACCTCAGGTTGTTGATGTTTTTGCGGTGACTAACTCAGCGTTTGGTGGTCACAACACCAGCATGCTACTCAGTAAACACCAGAAAACGTCGATTAACACGGCGCCAAAACCGGTGTATCTACTTGCCGCCACCAGCCTGTCTGATACTGAAGTGTACAATGCTAGACAAAATAGCACCGACCACTTTGCTGAATTTAACTTAAAACAGCAGTTCCCTGCACTTTTCCAGCGCCGTACACCGTGTGTTGCTCAATTTGCCTTGGGTGCCTGTCAATTTACCTTACAAGACAGCGAGCTCGATCTTGCTCAATTACCACTAGCCGAATTCGCGGCCTACTATGCTAATCCCATTGGCTCGTTGGAAACCTTAGATAAAAACCTCGCATCATTTCAAGAGGGCATTGCAGAGCTAAAAAGTACACATTTCCCCAATACCGTCGTCAATGCCACATTAGGGCAACTCGCACTCGGGTTCGGTTTTAAGAACTCAGCCACTTGTGTCAGCGATTTGGGCAATGACTTTTTACATGCGCTTTGGAGCGCAACGCTTGATATGCGTGAGGGCCGCAGCCAATATGCGATGGTATGTAGCTCGCAAGACGATACTGCACTCTCGCAGCAAGTCTGGGCTGCGCATCAATTCCAAGCAAATATCGGTCATTTTTCCAGCGCTGCTATCTTAGCAACCAGCGAAGTGTTACCTGCAGGCTACCAACCTCTCGCAGAAATCATAGATTTTATTCAGATCAATGATGCGCAGCAGCATCAAGCGCTAGACAAATTACTAGCAAGCCATGCTAGAGAGCTGAGCCAAGTGGGTAATGTCGTGTTAAGCACTCATCACGATGCAGCGTTTGCCACCATTGCAGCAAGCTTGGACAGCCACTTACCACAAGCTCAACTTATCAAATATCAACCACAAGCCACGCCTCAACACAGCACAGAATTAGCAGTACGTGCGCTAATGTATGCACTCAACACCCCAGCTGGTGATACCGAGTTAGATCAAACCCTACTCCTAAGCGTTAATCTCGCGGGAAGTATGACGGGATGTATTTTACGAACAGTAAGGAAATAA
- a CDS encoding ABC transporter ATP-binding protein codes for MTTVIEVKNLRKVYKRTRKVAVDDVSFSVSEGECFGLLGPNGAGKTTTLEILQGLRSATSGEVTLFGLNWKQHETKLRSLMGGVMQHNNLYEKLKVKECVELFASFYPSYTPIDTLLERFNLSEKKDAWLSELSGGQKQRVFLAMAVVGQPKLVFLDEPTTGLDPTSRQEFWHIIKDLKEAGTCVMLTTHYMDEAEFLCDNLAIINSGQIIESGAPSDIINRTFETPVIKEPRKATLNDVFLKLTGSTMERESYA; via the coding sequence ATGACGACCGTGATCGAAGTGAAGAACTTAAGGAAGGTCTACAAAAGAACACGAAAAGTTGCCGTCGATGACGTCTCTTTTAGCGTTAGCGAAGGCGAATGTTTTGGACTCCTTGGGCCCAATGGTGCCGGAAAAACCACGACGTTGGAAATACTGCAGGGCTTGCGTAGTGCAACGTCAGGTGAAGTGACGTTATTCGGTCTTAATTGGAAGCAGCACGAAACTAAACTCCGCAGCCTTATGGGTGGCGTGATGCAACACAATAACCTTTACGAAAAACTCAAAGTAAAAGAGTGCGTTGAGCTATTTGCCAGCTTTTACCCAAGCTACACGCCAATTGATACGCTGCTTGAGCGCTTCAATTTAAGCGAGAAAAAAGACGCTTGGCTAAGTGAACTCAGTGGCGGACAAAAGCAACGCGTATTTTTGGCGATGGCAGTGGTTGGCCAGCCCAAGTTGGTATTTTTAGATGAGCCAACTACGGGACTTGACCCCACGAGTCGTCAGGAATTTTGGCACATCATTAAAGATCTCAAAGAAGCCGGTACCTGTGTGATGTTAACGACCCACTACATGGATGAGGCAGAGTTCTTATGCGACAACTTAGCCATCATTAATTCAGGTCAAATCATAGAGTCAGGCGCGCCAAGCGACATTATTAATCGCACCTTTGAGACTCCAGTGATTAAAGAACCCAGAAAAGCCACACTCAACGACGTATTTTTGAAACTCACAGGTTCCACGATGGAGAGGGAAAGTTATGCCTGA
- the fabZ gene encoding 3-hydroxyacyl-ACP dehydratase FabZ: MITDNLPHKAPFKFADKIIEHSPGEMIVGLKFVSHNEPGLQGHFPDEPIFPGVLIIETMAQISGLCCNNTHKGGMLSSIEKAKFSRPVRPGEIIKVTAKLETEFGAMARFKAQAHVEDELVAKAELTIVYTD; this comes from the coding sequence ATGATCACTGATAACTTGCCACATAAGGCACCATTTAAGTTTGCAGACAAGATAATCGAACACTCACCAGGAGAGATGATCGTTGGACTGAAGTTTGTCTCGCATAACGAGCCAGGCCTTCAAGGACATTTTCCGGATGAGCCTATTTTCCCGGGTGTGTTAATCATCGAAACCATGGCGCAGATCAGTGGCTTGTGCTGCAACAACACGCATAAAGGAGGCATGCTGTCTTCCATAGAAAAAGCCAAATTTAGCCGCCCTGTTCGCCCCGGCGAAATCATTAAAGTAACGGCAAAATTAGAAACTGAATTTGGTGCTATGGCGCGCTTCAAAGCACAAGCACATGTTGAAGATGAGTTGGTTGCAAAAGCCGAACTCACGATTGTTTACACGGATTAA
- a CDS encoding non-ribosomal peptide synthetase, with the protein MFEEKPERAETSQKSELYPIDFYQSNTEALAHHYDGIAFREENPEALKQVKQTASQAGVTSFSVVLASVFLTLFHTTGQTDLTIGIPMARRTRKTRAILGHYSDVETVSICDIEQYTGASLISEVSNQLTQLLLSGNSNKDAAKHINVTCNYLAKLKSNGIRPGITPLMIGRQGYELALGTAGDTIIKGVSIEPGVSQFDIEFTHFETEGGLCRKVVAAKSVFSRVAMTRITDIQARFIELLTHSSDLNIAELPVLDEEEQKLILARSNQDNETFFSDTTLNHWFEQAASKHPDQIALKTQTHSIDYKTLNARANALALHLREQYQSQYQQTLTADTLIALYMQPSIEMLIAILAVTKAGAAYVPLSPDHASERTTFILSDTNPSLLIVDEQEYAAAQDKCRLAEVACPLVTPLNAQQQSDTAPVISQSPQDLVYIIYTSGTTGQPKGVMQTHENVARLFTATEQDYGFDHHDIWVLYHAYTFDFSVWEMWGALLYGGKLCIPDSNLIRDFEAFADYCSENQVTVLNQTPAAFYEFSAAALNAKLNFDKLRYVIFGGDKLNPEMLNPWWNCYGDEQPLLVNMYGITETTVHVTYKALTQQSSSKASHIGRPILDMKAYVLNSKLQLVEPGACGELYIGGAGLARGYLNREALSQERFISSPYASEQDIQQGRARLYKTGDLARRLPDGELEYIGRNDNQVKIRGYRIELGEIESVINQLPEVAQAVVIDRTLQNVPYLAAYIKFKPEHHGQTAQVKAQVGQALPSYMQPKTWTELAEIPLTGNGKLDRKALPEPELVSQSEYVAPQDETEAQLCEAFKTLLGVEQVSTKDDFFAIGGDSILTIQLVALLRKQGIELQVKDIFDYPTAAALSQRIISVQATQREIIQEQGLLSGRFDLLPIQQWFFNKALAEENHWNQAFAIRIPSGYSQTQLQEALHSLSEQHDMLRTTFMEFEGHITQEYNDVSTMAPLNVLNGKSHDVLAELNARQSQFDICTGPLWQVTHIEAFCEDYDLLHFALHHLIIDAVSWRIIAQDLQTLLAQGELLSKRTSYRQWVEMMQAYPAAHPQEMAFWQRLATNLPSYPPCMAATPSTAWLELDAQTTARLIRDANAGFNTQGEELLLAALCQALSKTFKQTQHAITLESHGREMWRDDVDINQTLGWFTCLYPLRLTQQTTLSDTIIDAKEALRQIPNKGLGFGSAQLQDTSLTLPNISFNYLGQMGGQSDALWQIDNQLQTETSSAQNGSDLILDINALVQGEQLRIKVDSLLDGNLTDAFANHLTQALHDVLDTALEAKKRGGVSTPSDFGAGSLSQEQLAALQSQLSETQLEHTTTQSEKTQELEI; encoded by the coding sequence ATGTTTGAAGAAAAGCCTGAGCGTGCAGAAACTTCACAGAAGAGCGAACTCTACCCTATTGATTTTTACCAGAGTAATACTGAGGCGCTAGCGCATCATTATGACGGCATCGCGTTTCGTGAAGAAAACCCAGAGGCACTAAAGCAAGTAAAACAGACGGCCTCTCAAGCTGGTGTCACGAGTTTTAGCGTCGTGCTTGCCAGCGTCTTTTTGACTTTATTTCATACCACTGGGCAAACCGATTTGACCATAGGGATCCCGATGGCTCGCCGCACCCGTAAAACACGCGCGATCTTAGGTCATTACTCAGACGTTGAAACGGTTTCTATTTGCGATATTGAACAGTACACAGGCGCATCGCTTATCAGTGAAGTTAGTAACCAGCTCACTCAATTACTGCTTTCGGGAAATAGTAATAAAGACGCTGCAAAGCATATTAATGTCACCTGTAACTACTTAGCCAAGCTAAAAAGCAATGGCATTCGCCCAGGGATCACCCCGTTGATGATTGGTCGCCAAGGGTACGAACTTGCCTTGGGCACAGCGGGAGATACCATTATCAAAGGGGTATCCATTGAGCCCGGTGTTTCACAATTTGATATCGAATTTACGCATTTTGAAACCGAAGGGGGCCTTTGCCGTAAAGTGGTCGCCGCTAAGTCTGTCTTTTCTCGCGTGGCCATGACACGGATCACCGATATTCAGGCGCGCTTTATTGAATTACTTACCCACTCTAGCGATCTTAATATCGCCGAACTGCCGGTACTGGATGAAGAAGAGCAGAAGCTTATCTTGGCGCGCAGCAATCAAGATAATGAAACCTTCTTTTCCGACACCACTTTAAATCACTGGTTTGAACAAGCGGCAAGTAAGCACCCAGATCAAATCGCGCTTAAGACCCAAACACACTCTATCGATTATAAAACCCTTAACGCCAGAGCCAACGCCCTTGCCTTGCATTTACGGGAGCAATATCAGTCTCAGTATCAACAAACCCTCACTGCCGATACGTTAATTGCGCTGTACATGCAGCCTTCTATCGAGATGCTGATTGCAATTCTTGCTGTCACTAAAGCGGGTGCGGCTTATGTGCCGCTGTCTCCCGACCATGCCAGCGAGCGAACAACCTTTATTCTCAGTGATACCAACCCAAGCCTGTTGATTGTCGACGAGCAAGAGTATGCCGCCGCACAAGACAAATGCCGTTTGGCGGAGGTGGCTTGCCCATTAGTTACGCCACTTAATGCCCAGCAACAAAGCGACACGGCCCCTGTCATCAGCCAATCACCACAGGACTTGGTATACATTATTTATACCTCAGGTACGACAGGCCAACCAAAAGGCGTGATGCAAACTCATGAAAACGTCGCTCGATTGTTCACGGCGACGGAGCAAGATTATGGCTTTGACCACCACGATATCTGGGTGCTTTACCATGCCTATACTTTTGACTTTAGTGTATGGGAAATGTGGGGCGCCCTACTTTATGGCGGTAAACTCTGTATTCCTGACAGCAACCTGATCCGTGATTTTGAGGCCTTTGCAGACTACTGCTCAGAGAATCAAGTGACTGTGCTTAATCAGACTCCTGCCGCATTCTATGAATTTAGCGCAGCGGCACTAAACGCAAAATTGAATTTTGACAAACTGAGGTATGTGATTTTCGGTGGTGACAAACTCAACCCCGAAATGCTCAACCCTTGGTGGAATTGTTATGGAGATGAGCAACCGCTGCTGGTCAATATGTACGGGATCACAGAAACCACGGTGCATGTCACCTATAAAGCACTCACGCAACAATCAAGTTCTAAAGCCTCTCATATCGGTAGACCCATATTAGATATGAAAGCGTACGTGCTAAATTCCAAATTGCAGTTGGTCGAACCTGGAGCTTGCGGTGAGCTATATATTGGTGGTGCAGGTCTTGCTCGTGGTTATTTAAACCGCGAAGCGCTCAGTCAAGAACGCTTTATTAGCAGTCCATATGCAAGCGAACAAGATATTCAACAAGGACGAGCCAGACTGTATAAAACCGGTGACTTGGCAAGACGCCTGCCGGATGGTGAGTTGGAATATATCGGCCGTAACGATAATCAGGTGAAGATCCGTGGCTACCGTATTGAACTGGGTGAAATCGAGAGCGTGATCAACCAATTGCCAGAAGTTGCTCAAGCGGTGGTTATCGACCGTACCTTACAAAATGTTCCCTACCTAGCCGCTTATATCAAGTTTAAACCAGAACATCATGGCCAAACTGCCCAAGTTAAAGCCCAAGTAGGTCAAGCGCTGCCCAGTTATATGCAGCCAAAAACGTGGACTGAGCTTGCGGAAATACCTTTGACTGGCAATGGTAAATTAGACCGTAAAGCGTTACCAGAGCCTGAGCTGGTAAGCCAAAGCGAATATGTGGCGCCGCAAGACGAAACTGAAGCGCAACTGTGTGAAGCATTTAAAACTTTGCTTGGTGTTGAGCAAGTGAGTACCAAAGATGATTTCTTTGCTATCGGTGGCGATTCTATTCTCACGATTCAACTCGTTGCTTTGCTCAGAAAGCAAGGCATTGAACTACAAGTAAAAGATATCTTTGACTATCCAACTGCAGCGGCGTTGAGTCAACGCATTATTAGCGTACAAGCGACTCAACGAGAGATAATACAAGAGCAAGGCCTGCTGAGCGGACGTTTTGACCTTCTGCCAATTCAGCAATGGTTTTTCAATAAAGCACTAGCGGAGGAGAACCATTGGAATCAAGCATTTGCAATCAGGATCCCAAGCGGCTATAGCCAAACTCAATTACAAGAGGCGCTACACAGTTTAAGTGAGCAACATGATATGTTGCGCACAACCTTTATGGAATTTGAAGGCCATATTACGCAAGAATACAACGATGTTAGTACGATGGCGCCACTCAACGTCCTTAACGGCAAGTCGCACGATGTACTAGCTGAGCTCAACGCGCGACAAAGCCAGTTCGATATTTGTACTGGCCCACTTTGGCAAGTTACGCATATCGAAGCATTTTGTGAAGACTATGACCTGCTTCACTTTGCGCTTCACCACTTAATCATCGATGCGGTTTCTTGGCGGATCATCGCGCAAGATCTGCAAACCCTTTTAGCCCAAGGAGAGTTACTGAGTAAACGTACCAGCTATCGTCAATGGGTAGAAATGATGCAGGCGTACCCAGCAGCACACCCGCAAGAAATGGCATTTTGGCAGCGTTTAGCAACCAACTTACCAAGCTATCCACCTTGCATGGCTGCAACACCGTCAACCGCTTGGTTAGAGTTAGACGCGCAAACCACGGCCCGCTTAATACGTGACGCGAATGCGGGCTTCAATACGCAAGGTGAAGAGTTGCTACTGGCTGCTTTGTGCCAAGCATTGAGTAAAACGTTTAAGCAAACTCAACATGCCATCACGCTGGAAAGTCATGGTCGTGAAATGTGGCGTGATGATGTTGATATTAACCAAACTCTTGGCTGGTTCACTTGCTTGTACCCGCTACGCCTGACTCAACAAACGACACTAAGCGACACCATTATTGATGCCAAAGAAGCGCTCCGTCAGATCCCGAATAAAGGTCTTGGTTTTGGTAGCGCACAACTGCAAGACACCAGCTTAACGTTGCCAAATATCAGCTTTAACTACCTAGGCCAAATGGGCGGACAAAGCGATGCGCTTTGGCAAATAGACAACCAACTGCAAACCGAAACAAGTTCCGCACAAAACGGCTCGGATCTGATCCTCGATATCAATGCGCTGGTTCAGGGCGAGCAACTCAGGATCAAAGTGGATTCATTACTAGATGGCAATCTTACCGATGCCTTCGCTAATCACTTAACACAAGCGCTGCATGATGTATTGGATACGGCGCTTGAGGCGAAAAAGCGCGGTGGTGTAAGCACCCCTAGCGATTTTGGCGCGGGCTCGCTTTCTCAGGAGCAACTAGCTGCACTGCAATCCCAGTTAAGTGAAACACAACTAGAACACACCACGACTCAGTCTGAAAAAACACAAGAATTAGAGATTTAA
- a CDS encoding ABC transporter permease, which translates to MPELSQTKLYPFWQLMMVNIRPFFRDKAVLLWTFGLPIFIALLLIQAFSGGPKMSPMNVVVMHGEQIEQKWLKAMEEDPLVTVTRLSQTDSIVLEDSFASAQLAEVISSPGSVLRKLQNEVSPEVYLAPNAMFSTHNSDESLMARNYLLRLKAQANGEEMRSNVISVKGYRYTDWLIPGIIVLQVLGLALVSIANSLVSDRQNGFFKRLRLSPFKRRDYIIGIVLARLFLLVFQMLILFVAFHFLFGYTLQGNVLDIIAVMALGSFCICMLGVLVGARSQRVEVSSGIANLLYFPLMFLSGIYFDTANFPTLLREIVSLLPTTAFLDALRLVANQGVELAAVSRQLIILGVTSVVFFLIVYFCFDWGDEKS; encoded by the coding sequence ATGCCTGAGTTAAGTCAAACTAAGTTATATCCATTTTGGCAATTAATGATGGTCAATATTCGACCTTTTTTCCGTGATAAAGCGGTATTGCTATGGACATTCGGTTTACCTATTTTCATCGCCCTATTGTTGATCCAAGCCTTCTCCGGTGGACCAAAAATGTCACCTATGAATGTGGTGGTGATGCATGGCGAGCAAATTGAACAGAAATGGCTAAAAGCGATGGAAGAAGATCCACTCGTTACCGTTACCCGCCTCTCACAAACCGATTCAATTGTGCTGGAAGACAGTTTTGCTTCTGCTCAGCTGGCGGAAGTGATCAGCTCACCAGGCTCGGTGCTACGTAAGCTGCAAAATGAGGTGAGCCCTGAAGTCTACCTTGCCCCCAACGCTATGTTTTCTACTCATAACTCCGATGAGTCGTTAATGGCACGTAACTATCTATTGCGTCTTAAAGCGCAAGCTAACGGCGAAGAGATGCGAAGCAATGTCATTAGCGTCAAAGGTTATCGCTACACTGACTGGTTGATCCCTGGGATCATCGTGTTACAAGTCCTTGGTTTAGCACTGGTGTCGATTGCCAACAGCTTAGTTTCGGACAGACAAAACGGCTTTTTCAAGCGTCTACGCCTTTCTCCTTTCAAACGCCGTGATTACATCATTGGGATCGTACTCGCACGCTTATTCTTATTGGTGTTTCAAATGCTGATCCTGTTCGTCGCATTTCACTTTTTATTTGGTTATACGCTGCAAGGAAACGTGCTGGATATCATTGCGGTAATGGCACTTGGGTCATTTTGTATCTGTATGCTCGGCGTGTTAGTCGGCGCCCGCAGCCAACGAGTTGAAGTCTCATCAGGGATAGCCAACTTACTTTACTTTCCGTTGATGTTCTTGTCGGGCATCTATTTCGACACCGCGAACTTTCCCACTCTACTGCGAGAAATAGTGTCGCTACTGCCAACCACTGCATTTTTGGATGCACTGCGCTTAGTCGCAAACCAAGGGGTTGAGCTGGCTGCGGTAAGTCGTCAACTGATTATTTTAGGCGTCACCAGTGTGGTGTTCTTCCTCATCGTTTACTTCTGCTTTGATTGGGGAGATGAAAAATCATGA
- a CDS encoding thioesterase II family protein, producing MMQVDLYCFHHAGGSSLFFREWTKHLPAHWQLHGIDLPGRGTKAGMQSLRDWDEALSHLSSSTQLQPRSERLCVFFGHSLGGMVAYKLADHLAKHALTTPDLLCLSGCRAPSVPSATQYSRLTESDLLTTLYHLDMLPKHRLTKDVEAVVAAMFKDDFMLAEQPVSTDITLTMPVELILATEDHLVTPESHQAWSEYCENHFQYHHVDGGHMYLQQRPTLACEVIVAAVARHLARLQQTKYQKANWQKPLC from the coding sequence ATGATGCAGGTTGACTTATACTGTTTCCATCACGCGGGTGGCTCTTCTTTGTTTTTTAGAGAATGGACAAAACATTTACCTGCGCATTGGCAACTCCACGGCATCGACTTACCGGGCCGTGGTACTAAAGCAGGCATGCAATCTTTACGGGACTGGGATGAGGCACTTAGTCACCTAAGTAGTAGCACGCAACTTCAGCCGCGAAGTGAGCGGCTGTGCGTGTTTTTTGGTCACAGTCTTGGCGGTATGGTGGCTTATAAGCTTGCCGATCACCTTGCTAAACACGCACTGACAACGCCGGATTTACTCTGCTTATCTGGGTGCCGCGCGCCAAGTGTTCCCTCAGCCACCCAGTACTCAAGATTGACTGAATCGGACTTGCTCACGACTTTATATCATCTCGACATGCTGCCTAAACATCGTTTAACGAAGGACGTAGAAGCGGTTGTGGCCGCCATGTTTAAAGACGACTTTATGTTGGCCGAGCAACCAGTCAGCACTGACATTACGTTGACGATGCCGGTCGAACTGATCCTCGCCACAGAAGATCACTTGGTTACGCCTGAGTCACACCAAGCTTGGTCTGAGTACTGCGAGAACCATTTTCAGTACCATCATGTCGATGGTGGTCACATGTATTTACAGCAACGCCCAACGCTGGCGTGTGAGGTGATTGTCGCCGCGGTCGCGCGACACCTAGCACGCTTGCAGCAAACAAAATACCAAAAAGCAAACTGGCAAAAGCCGTTGTGTTAA
- a CDS encoding condensation domain-containing protein has protein sequence MNSLSNSANFKSLTTRQLHVWQAQQLDLANPVYNIACAVQFTGGLTSEALQQALVLLFARHPVLSSRIDETQGEPQLELLPSAPKLLAVPDELAAFSDSITAKTLIEQAIDITKETFQFYAGSSETRLLLTIKGHHINCDQWALQVLMSDLLACVESVLDNSELDLAP, from the coding sequence ATGAACTCACTGTCCAATTCCGCCAATTTCAAGTCTCTGACAACGAGGCAACTTCACGTATGGCAAGCCCAACAGCTTGATTTGGCAAATCCAGTATATAACATCGCTTGCGCGGTACAGTTTACCGGCGGGCTCACATCTGAGGCACTACAGCAAGCCTTGGTGTTGCTATTTGCAAGACACCCGGTGTTATCGAGTCGTATTGATGAGACTCAAGGCGAACCACAACTCGAATTACTACCCAGTGCCCCCAAATTATTAGCCGTGCCCGATGAGCTTGCCGCTTTTAGTGACTCTATCACCGCCAAAACCTTAATTGAGCAAGCCATCGATATCACTAAAGAGACCTTTCAATTCTATGCTGGTAGCTCAGAAACTCGGTTGCTATTGACCATCAAAGGGCATCACATCAACTGTGACCAGTGGGCATTGCAAGTATTAATGAGCGATTTACTCGCATGTGTAGAATCGGTGCTTGATAACTCTGAACTTGATCTCGCCCCCTAG